One Legionella hackeliae DNA segment encodes these proteins:
- a CDS encoding M50 family metallopeptidase gives MLWAILAILLTLILVVGIHEAGHALAARIFGVKIQKISIGFGKPLVSWKTKSNQEWVWALWPLGGYVQLLNSRIQPVPPEEFPVCFDKKPIWKRCIILLSGALANLITAWLALTLLFLIGYQQTPPLVQSVKADSIASSAGVKPGDRFISLAEQNVNSWQETGMRLIMLLGKKNVPAVIINNQGQLRSVNFDFSQWRYQRGMSLLQSLGIEPQTDLPKEQINGESIINAFCHAVVKSMQLLSFFLTMLKQIVTGVLPFAVLLGPIGLFSASVTSFFQGFTVFLYFIANLSLAVGLVNLFPIPGLDGGLIVYALLEKIRGKPISVPMEILFHRLVTIIFIVLLVQLILNDIKRYLH, from the coding sequence ATGTTATGGGCCATACTGGCAATACTTCTAACTCTTATTTTGGTTGTAGGTATTCATGAAGCAGGTCATGCGCTTGCTGCACGAATTTTTGGAGTAAAAATTCAGAAAATTTCTATTGGTTTTGGTAAACCGTTAGTCTCATGGAAAACCAAATCTAATCAAGAGTGGGTATGGGCTTTATGGCCCCTTGGAGGCTATGTTCAATTACTCAATTCCCGTATTCAGCCTGTTCCTCCAGAAGAGTTTCCAGTGTGCTTTGATAAAAAACCCATATGGAAACGATGTATTATTTTGCTTTCAGGTGCACTCGCTAATTTAATCACTGCTTGGTTGGCATTAACGCTACTGTTTTTAATCGGCTATCAACAAACCCCACCACTGGTGCAATCGGTAAAAGCAGATAGCATTGCAAGCAGTGCGGGTGTTAAACCGGGAGACCGTTTTATTAGTTTAGCTGAGCAAAATGTAAATTCCTGGCAAGAAACAGGGATGAGGCTTATCATGCTTCTTGGTAAAAAGAATGTCCCTGCAGTGATAATAAATAATCAAGGTCAGTTAAGGTCAGTGAATTTTGATTTCTCCCAGTGGCGATACCAAAGAGGGATGTCCTTGCTGCAGAGCTTGGGAATTGAGCCACAAACAGACCTCCCTAAAGAGCAAATAAACGGTGAGTCTATCATTAATGCGTTTTGTCACGCTGTAGTTAAGTCTATGCAATTACTTTCTTTTTTCCTGACCATGCTTAAACAGATAGTGACTGGAGTTTTGCCTTTTGCAGTTTTATTAGGCCCTATTGGATTATTTTCAGCATCGGTTACTTCTTTTTTCCAGGGTTTCACCGTATTTTTATATTTTATCGCGAATTTAAGTTTGGCGGTCGGTCTTGTGAATTTATTCCCCATTCCTGGGTTAGATGGTGGTTTAATTGTCTATGCATTACTCGAAAAAATTCGGGGGAAACCGATTTCAGTGCCCATGGAAATTCTATTCCATCGTCTGGTTACGATTATTTTTATTGTTTTGCTTGTTCAACTTATTTTAAACGATATAAAGCGTTATCTGCATTAA